One segment of Rhodohalobacter mucosus DNA contains the following:
- a CDS encoding OsmC family protein, giving the protein MKRTAKAVWKGAGTSGKGMLTTQSGAFDEQPYSVKLRFENEDGKLGTNPEELIAAAHSGCYAMALSVALEKEGYTADTLSVDAELSLDKQNGGWAITKIALKLDAKVPGIENDKFDELAEGAKKGCPVSKVLNADITLDYTLNG; this is encoded by the coding sequence ATGAAACGTACAGCGAAAGCAGTTTGGAAAGGAGCCGGCACCAGCGGAAAAGGAATGCTAACCACGCAAAGCGGTGCATTCGACGAGCAGCCGTACTCCGTAAAATTACGCTTTGAAAATGAAGATGGTAAACTTGGGACCAATCCGGAAGAGCTGATTGCAGCCGCCCATTCAGGATGCTATGCCATGGCTCTCAGTGTTGCCCTGGAGAAAGAGGGATATACGGCAGATACACTCAGCGTGGATGCAGAACTCTCGCTTGATAAGCAGAATGGCGGTTGGGCCATTACCAAAATTGCCCTGAAACTGGATGCCAAAGTTCCGGGAATTGAAAACGACAAGTTCGACGAGCTTGCAGAAGGCGCGAAAAAGGGATGCCCCGTGTCCAAAGTGCTCAATGCCGATATTACGCTCGATTATACGCTGAATGGGTGA
- a CDS encoding efflux RND transporter periplasmic adaptor subunit, with product MMGNRRTRKRIWITLTTVIILGGGAFFLIYSQSSDDEVQEDPHVVAEVGTVIEKALAVGTIEPDNEIEVKSKISGVVNKIYAEPGDYVEEGDPLIEVRPDPTPLELAEAKRNVERTEIEKENLSREMERMRVLRESNLASDAEFEELEQRFKDVQIRLQINQERLQLLETGRITMGDTMIESIIRAPIDGYILEKMVDVGEPVVPLTSYQAGTALMSIAGMDQLLFKGTVDEIDVGKMTEGMKAEIKIGAVPGSVVYGEVSRISLKATTEDNATVFPVEITITDPNDVVLRAGYSANADIIIEQMVDVVTIPERVIILRDGQSYVEIPGVQPGTREEIMIETGLSDAITTAVVEGLEEGDKVLEKPVRELAIR from the coding sequence ATGATGGGAAATCGACGCACTCGAAAACGAATCTGGATCACACTGACAACTGTAATTATTCTGGGCGGAGGTGCATTTTTTCTGATCTACAGTCAGTCTTCTGATGATGAAGTTCAGGAAGATCCGCATGTGGTCGCCGAGGTAGGCACCGTAATTGAAAAAGCACTCGCGGTGGGCACAATTGAGCCTGACAATGAAATTGAAGTAAAGTCAAAAATTTCGGGCGTGGTCAATAAAATTTATGCCGAACCGGGCGACTACGTGGAAGAAGGCGATCCACTTATTGAAGTGCGGCCGGACCCCACCCCGCTTGAGCTGGCTGAAGCCAAACGGAATGTAGAACGAACCGAAATTGAGAAAGAGAATCTCTCAAGGGAGATGGAAAGAATGCGGGTACTCCGGGAAAGCAATCTTGCATCCGATGCTGAATTTGAGGAACTCGAGCAGCGGTTCAAGGATGTTCAGATTCGCCTTCAGATCAATCAGGAAAGGCTTCAACTGCTTGAAACAGGCAGAATTACAATGGGAGACACCATGATCGAATCAATTATTCGCGCGCCCATCGACGGATATATTCTTGAAAAAATGGTGGATGTTGGTGAGCCCGTTGTGCCCCTTACCTCGTACCAGGCAGGTACGGCATTGATGAGCATTGCCGGTATGGACCAGCTTCTGTTCAAAGGCACGGTTGATGAAATTGATGTAGGCAAAATGACGGAAGGGATGAAAGCTGAAATCAAGATTGGCGCTGTTCCGGGCTCCGTGGTTTATGGCGAAGTATCCAGAATTTCCCTCAAGGCAACTACTGAAGACAACGCAACCGTATTTCCGGTTGAAATTACAATCACCGATCCAAATGACGTGGTTCTGCGCGCCGGCTACTCTGCCAACGCAGACATTATCATTGAACAGATGGTTGATGTTGTAACCATACCTGAACGGGTCATCATACTGCGGGACGGCCAAAGCTATGTGGAAATTCCTGGAGTTCAGCCTGGCACCCGGGAAGAGATTATGATTGAGACCGGTTTGAGTGATGCGATTACCACGGCTGTGGTTGAAGGCCTCGAAGAGGGCGACAAAGTTCTTGAGAAACCCGTACGAGAGCTTGCCATCCGATAA
- a CDS encoding ABC transporter permease, producing MTLLNHISELFKNLRQQKLRSFLTIFGIMWGTATLILLLAFGFGFRDQTVLNMRGMGDQLAIMFPGQTTKAFEGYGVGRPVRFREADAQMLEEQISDIGVATPEYSRNMTISNGQSRRSSSVGGVMPVYSNLRNIFEQPGGRWLNENDIQDRRRVIFIGNKLAENLFADEDPVGKRVLVDDTPFTVIGVMQEKLQNSSYNQRDEDRAFIPASTFSVMAGTDLINNILYVPVSAEIAPAVRDQVYEVMGKIHRFDPSDTDAIGLWDTNEFWSFIDVMFLGINGFLGLIGFFTLAVGGIGVANIMFVVVQERMKEIGIRRSVGARRHHIMGQFFVETFMIIGIGAAAGYGIGWLLVMATQNLPIKEFVGAPFFAPEVGMLAFLVLAIVGLAAGFLPAWRASRLDIVECLRN from the coding sequence ATGACACTCTTAAACCATATCTCTGAACTTTTCAAAAACCTTAGACAGCAGAAGCTTCGAAGCTTTCTCACCATCTTTGGGATTATGTGGGGAACCGCTACCCTTATTCTGCTTCTTGCTTTTGGGTTCGGATTTCGCGACCAGACCGTCCTGAATATGAGAGGCATGGGAGACCAGCTTGCCATCATGTTTCCGGGCCAGACAACCAAAGCCTTTGAAGGCTATGGAGTCGGCCGGCCGGTTCGATTCAGGGAAGCTGATGCACAAATGCTTGAGGAACAGATCTCCGACATTGGTGTAGCTACCCCCGAATATTCAAGAAATATGACTATATCCAACGGTCAAAGCCGCCGGAGCTCATCGGTTGGGGGAGTCATGCCCGTGTACAGCAATTTGAGAAATATCTTTGAACAGCCTGGCGGTCGATGGCTAAATGAGAATGACATTCAGGATCGGCGACGGGTTATTTTTATCGGCAATAAATTGGCGGAAAACCTTTTTGCCGACGAAGATCCGGTCGGAAAACGGGTGCTGGTAGATGATACGCCTTTCACAGTGATCGGTGTAATGCAGGAAAAACTGCAAAACAGCTCCTACAACCAGCGCGACGAGGACCGCGCATTCATTCCTGCCTCTACATTTTCGGTAATGGCGGGTACCGACCTGATAAACAATATTCTTTATGTGCCTGTAAGCGCAGAAATCGCGCCTGCGGTGCGGGACCAGGTTTACGAGGTGATGGGCAAGATACATCGTTTTGACCCATCCGACACGGATGCTATCGGGCTTTGGGACACTAATGAGTTCTGGTCTTTTATTGACGTCATGTTTCTGGGAATCAACGGCTTCCTTGGACTGATCGGATTCTTCACCCTGGCGGTAGGTGGTATCGGTGTGGCCAACATCATGTTTGTGGTTGTGCAGGAGCGTATGAAAGAGATCGGGATTCGCAGATCGGTCGGAGCCCGCCGTCATCACATCATGGGTCAGTTTTTTGTTGAAACATTTATGATTATCGGCATCGGTGCCGCAGCGGGATACGGAATCGGATGGCTTCTGGTGATGGCCACTCAAAACCTGCCCATCAAGGAATTTGTTGGTGCCCCGTTCTTTGCTCCGGAAGTAGGCATGCTGGCATTTCTGGTACTTGCTATTGTAGGACTTGCGGCAGGATTTCTGCCGGCCTGGAGGGCGTCACGGCTCGATATTGTGGAATGCCTGCGGAATTAA
- a CDS encoding anti-sigma factor family protein, with product MNKEETRNRLMDYLYDEMESEERAAFEKQLSADKELQNELNELKSARSLFSNIPYEAPSGLLFQVNDKSSEPDRESLPDAEQRTARGASIYSLFGRGLAAAAILLIGVFITAFAGIEFGKTESGFYLTIGEPPAVSQSGLSEEDVLNVVTQMREENAIMMAAMLDQAQAQQNEQLEEAINILTTYYEDRRQQDLMLISEGFNQLERDTYSRFRQTDETLGNLIYALSNP from the coding sequence ATGAATAAAGAAGAAACCAGAAACCGTCTGATGGACTATCTCTACGATGAGATGGAAAGCGAGGAAAGAGCCGCATTTGAGAAGCAGCTTTCAGCCGATAAGGAGCTTCAGAATGAACTGAATGAACTGAAGTCTGCGCGATCGCTTTTTTCGAACATACCGTATGAAGCCCCATCCGGTTTGCTCTTCCAGGTGAATGATAAATCATCTGAACCGGACAGGGAGTCGCTGCCTGATGCGGAACAGCGCACTGCCCGCGGAGCATCCATTTACTCACTGTTCGGGCGCGGACTTGCAGCGGCAGCCATCTTACTGATCGGTGTATTTATTACCGCTTTTGCCGGCATCGAGTTTGGCAAAACGGAGAGCGGGTTCTATCTCACAATCGGTGAGCCTCCTGCCGTATCACAATCCGGACTCAGCGAGGAAGATGTGCTGAATGTGGTGACCCAGATGCGCGAGGAGAACGCCATCATGATGGCGGCCATGCTCGATCAGGCTCAGGCACAACAGAATGAGCAGCTTGAGGAGGCCATCAACATTCTAACGACTTACTATGAGGATCGCCGTCAGCAGGACCTGATGCTTATTTCAGAGGGTTTCAACCAGCTGGAGAGAGACACCTACTCCCGCTTCCGGCAGACAGATGAAACACTGGGCAACCTTATCTACGCACTGAGCAACCCATAA
- a CDS encoding ABC transporter permease — protein sequence MWNSLFIEFFSDLRKQKLRSTLTLIAIAWGTLSVILLLAFGRGLGNGLIKGMLGAGNQVMVIYGGQTSINYEGLGEGRPIRFSEEDVDMITDAVPGISYSSPQYGRWGASLERGDVITTTYMEGVNPDFEIMRTMYPAAGGRFINETDVDQKRRVLFLGDEIAVRLFQDENPIGQQLFLDGTPFTVVGVMKPKMQTSMNNGPDANRAIIPYTTFKNMYGNRNVGSILIRPEDPNMQEEIKAGITNLLSSKYKFDPVDEQAMPVWDFIEQEEMTYKIATGFEIFLFTVGFFTLMIAGVGVANIMFVIVKERTREIGVKLAVGARKVHIITQFIFESLFISFMGGALGIAISSAIVYGVNSMQLSGGAADFLGQPQISQIAVIVTISVLALIGLLAGIFPAIKASRVDPVESLRYE from the coding sequence ATGTGGAACTCATTATTCATAGAATTTTTCTCGGACCTTCGTAAACAAAAACTGAGGTCAACCCTGACTCTTATTGCGATAGCCTGGGGTACGCTGTCAGTTATTCTGCTTCTTGCGTTTGGACGCGGACTGGGCAACGGTTTGATCAAAGGCATGCTGGGTGCAGGGAACCAGGTGATGGTTATTTACGGTGGACAGACAAGCATCAATTATGAAGGACTCGGTGAGGGACGGCCGATCCGGTTCTCGGAAGAAGATGTTGACATGATTACCGATGCAGTACCCGGCATCTCCTATTCCAGTCCCCAGTATGGCCGTTGGGGAGCCAGCCTGGAGCGCGGTGACGTGATTACAACCACCTACATGGAGGGCGTGAATCCTGACTTTGAAATCATGAGAACCATGTACCCGGCAGCCGGCGGACGTTTTATCAATGAAACGGATGTAGACCAAAAGAGGCGCGTGTTGTTTTTGGGTGATGAAATTGCGGTACGTCTTTTTCAGGACGAAAATCCCATCGGGCAGCAGCTGTTTCTGGACGGAACCCCCTTTACAGTTGTTGGAGTGATGAAGCCCAAAATGCAAACGTCCATGAATAACGGCCCCGACGCCAACCGTGCCATTATTCCCTATACCACGTTCAAAAATATGTACGGCAACCGGAACGTGGGATCCATCCTCATCCGTCCTGAAGATCCCAACATGCAGGAGGAGATCAAAGCCGGAATCACGAATCTGCTATCCTCAAAATATAAATTTGATCCTGTCGATGAGCAGGCTATGCCGGTATGGGATTTTATTGAGCAGGAGGAGATGACTTACAAAATTGCAACCGGATTTGAGATCTTTCTCTTCACGGTTGGATTTTTTACCCTCATGATTGCAGGTGTCGGTGTGGCCAATATCATGTTCGTGATTGTAAAGGAGAGAACCCGTGAAATCGGCGTGAAGCTTGCCGTAGGTGCACGAAAGGTTCACATTATCACCCAGTTTATCTTTGAATCCCTGTTCATCTCCTTTATGGGGGGTGCTCTCGGAATCGCCATATCCTCTGCAATCGTTTATGGCGTAAATTCCATGCAGCTATCCGGCGGAGCAGCCGATTTTCTTGGCCAGCCCCAGATTTCTCAGATTGCTGTAATTGTGACCATTTCCGTTCTGGCATTGATAGGGCTTCTGGCAGGTATCTTTCCCGCTATCAAGGCATCCAGGGTGGATCCGGTGGAATCTCTGAGATACGAATAA
- a CDS encoding transposase, translated as MEKDFCKDVDYQLRKRRIDELFFKKYESLLDSQSTGPHWLKKKSIAAIVMEALHFRDRKEYDLYAYCIMSNHVHIVFKDLSPYQLNPIPEKEKEKAFPVTKIMHSLKSYTALMANRKLNRTGAFWHEESYDRMIRSETELENTIRYTLNNPVKINLVTDWWDWPYNYCKPEFSESF; from the coding sequence TTGGAAAAAGATTTTTGCAAGGACGTCGATTATCAGCTCAGAAAACGCAGGATTGACGAATTGTTTTTCAAAAAATACGAGTCATTATTGGACAGTCAGAGCACAGGACCTCATTGGCTGAAGAAAAAATCTATTGCTGCTATCGTGATGGAAGCACTTCATTTTCGCGATCGTAAAGAATACGATCTATATGCCTATTGCATTATGAGCAATCACGTGCACATCGTATTCAAAGATCTCTCTCCATATCAATTGAACCCGATACCCGAAAAAGAAAAGGAGAAAGCATTTCCGGTAACAAAAATCATGCACAGCCTGAAGTCCTACACCGCGTTAATGGCCAACAGGAAATTAAACAGAACCGGTGCTTTCTGGCATGAAGAGAGCTACGACCGAATGATCCGAAGTGAAACAGAGCTGGAAAACACCATCAGGTATACATTAAACAATCCCGTCAAAATAAATCTTGTAACAGATTGGTGGGATTGGCCATATAATTACTGTAAACCCGAGTTTTCGGAGAGTTTTTAA
- the mnmE gene encoding tRNA uridine-5-carboxymethylaminomethyl(34) synthesis GTPase MnmE — translation MTSEISHQPPVAAIATPIGEGGIAVIRASGRGVIEKVQNCFRGKDLTKVESHTVHFGKIVHKDGRVVDEVLVTVLRSPKSYTGEDTVEVSCHGGVLVTQSVLETILDQGIRAAKPGEFTQRAFLNGKLDLEQAEAVADLIHAKSIKAVDAAHQQLEGRLGEHINKFRQQIIDATAMVELELDFIEEDVEFANKEQLRKLLTDLDREIGTLLDTYETGRLVRDGVKTVFIGRPNAGKSTLLNTLIGTERAIVTDIAGTTRDTIDADWSYDGLLFKLIDTAGLRETKDIIEAEGVRRSQKAFEQADLIVYLKDLSQPLHTSEREEIAGFQKRAGETPFLLVGTKLDLAAGRDDKDERIHFDLKISAIKEENIDTLKKLMKQRALENKDYDTSSLLVTSSRHRDALQKAREHIRRAVEALDSGMTGDFLSIDLRSSLRQLGEITGEITNEDVLDSIFSRFCIGK, via the coding sequence ATGACGTCTGAAATTTCCCATCAACCGCCCGTTGCCGCTATTGCCACACCCATTGGTGAGGGAGGCATTGCTGTAATCCGTGCATCGGGGAGGGGAGTGATTGAAAAGGTTCAGAACTGCTTCAGGGGGAAAGACCTTACCAAAGTGGAGAGCCATACGGTACATTTCGGAAAAATCGTACATAAAGACGGGCGCGTTGTGGACGAGGTGCTTGTTACCGTTTTGCGTTCTCCGAAATCATATACCGGCGAAGATACGGTAGAAGTTTCCTGCCACGGCGGGGTGCTGGTTACTCAGTCGGTGCTGGAAACCATACTGGATCAGGGAATCCGTGCTGCAAAACCTGGCGAATTCACTCAGCGGGCCTTTTTGAACGGGAAGCTGGACCTGGAGCAGGCGGAAGCGGTGGCCGATCTCATACATGCGAAAAGCATTAAAGCTGTTGATGCTGCCCACCAGCAGCTGGAGGGAAGGCTCGGTGAGCATATAAATAAATTCCGGCAGCAGATTATTGACGCCACAGCGATGGTGGAACTTGAACTCGATTTTATTGAAGAGGATGTCGAATTCGCCAACAAGGAGCAGCTGAGGAAGCTTCTCACCGATCTGGACAGGGAAATAGGTACACTTCTGGATACCTATGAAACCGGCCGGCTGGTCCGCGATGGAGTCAAAACGGTCTTTATCGGGCGGCCCAATGCGGGTAAGTCCACACTTCTGAACACACTGATCGGCACAGAACGCGCCATTGTGACGGATATCGCCGGTACCACCCGCGATACCATCGATGCCGACTGGAGCTACGACGGCCTGCTGTTCAAATTGATTGATACGGCGGGCCTTCGTGAAACGAAAGATATCATTGAAGCTGAGGGGGTACGGCGCTCACAAAAAGCGTTTGAGCAGGCAGATCTTATTGTTTACCTGAAAGACCTCTCACAGCCGCTGCATACAAGTGAGAGAGAAGAGATCGCAGGGTTTCAGAAAAGAGCCGGGGAAACCCCCTTTCTGTTGGTAGGCACCAAACTGGATCTGGCTGCCGGTCGGGATGATAAGGATGAGCGCATCCATTTTGATTTGAAAATATCGGCCATCAAGGAAGAGAATATTGACACCCTAAAAAAGCTGATGAAGCAGCGGGCCCTTGAAAACAAGGATTATGATACATCCAGCCTGCTTGTAACCTCCTCGCGTCACCGCGATGCGCTTCAGAAGGCGCGGGAGCATATCAGGAGAGCCGTTGAAGCCCTCGATAGCGGCATGACCGGTGATTTTCTTTCCATTGACCTGCGCTCATCACTCAGGCAGCTGGGAGAAATAACGGGCGAAATTACCAATGAGGACGTTTTGGACAGCATTTTCTCACGGTTTTGCATTGGAAAATAA
- the dinB gene encoding DNA polymerase IV, which translates to MNSRAAEPRKIIHVDMDAFYASVEQRDKPEYRGKPVVVGGSPQGRGVVAAASYEARKFGIHSAMPASRAVQLCPNAVFLKPRFDVYKEVSGQIREIFFEYTDLVEPLSLDEAYLDVTVNRKNNPSATLIAREIKKRIRNATELTASAGVAGNKFLAKIASDLDKPNGLSIITPDEAEAFIEQLPIGDFYGVGKATQQKMEKLGIRTGKDLKKWSEVDLVKQFGKSGHHYYRIARGIDNRTVKPDRIRKSIGKERTFSEDVSDLEWIHEFLDELSGKISQSMKKLDASGKTITLKVRYRNFETVTRSATLHHYTHSAEELAATAKTLLAETEAGIREVRLLGISVSSLNLTEGGSFGEQLELPFRLAAGKTTK; encoded by the coding sequence ATGAATAGCAGAGCAGCTGAGCCCCGGAAAATCATTCATGTGGATATGGATGCTTTTTACGCCTCTGTTGAGCAGCGTGACAAGCCGGAATATCGCGGCAAACCCGTAGTTGTTGGGGGCTCACCTCAGGGAAGAGGAGTGGTAGCCGCAGCAAGCTATGAGGCACGCAAATTCGGTATACATTCTGCCATGCCGGCATCGCGTGCCGTTCAGCTCTGTCCGAATGCCGTTTTTTTAAAACCGCGGTTTGACGTTTACAAAGAGGTATCGGGTCAAATACGCGAGATCTTTTTTGAATATACTGACCTTGTGGAACCTCTCTCCCTGGATGAAGCCTACCTGGACGTTACGGTGAACCGCAAAAACAACCCCTCTGCCACCCTCATTGCACGGGAGATTAAAAAAAGGATTCGCAATGCAACGGAACTGACCGCTTCGGCAGGTGTTGCAGGAAATAAGTTTCTGGCCAAAATCGCTTCCGACCTTGACAAGCCGAACGGATTGAGCATCATCACTCCCGATGAAGCCGAAGCATTTATCGAGCAGCTGCCCATCGGCGACTTTTACGGAGTGGGAAAGGCAACACAACAGAAAATGGAAAAGCTGGGCATCCGCACAGGCAAGGACCTGAAAAAATGGAGTGAGGTGGATCTGGTTAAACAGTTCGGCAAGTCGGGCCACCACTATTACCGGATTGCACGAGGCATTGACAACCGAACCGTTAAACCGGACCGAATTCGAAAGTCGATCGGAAAAGAGCGCACATTTTCTGAGGATGTGTCGGACCTGGAATGGATTCATGAGTTCCTGGACGAGCTGTCCGGTAAAATCTCGCAATCGATGAAAAAACTGGATGCTTCCGGCAAGACCATAACGCTAAAGGTTCGTTACCGCAATTTTGAAACCGTAACCAGAAGTGCAACTCTCCACCACTATACCCATAGCGCTGAGGAGCTTGCAGCAACGGCAAAAACCCTGCTGGCTGAGACGGAGGCTGGAATAAGGGAGGTCAGGCTACTGGGAATTTCCGTATCATCCCTCAACCTTACAGAAGGCGGTTCTTTTGGAGAACAACTTGAACTGCCATTCAGGCTGGCCGCAGGGAAAACCACAAAGTAG
- a CDS encoding RNA polymerase sigma factor, with the protein MDDISLIRLAQNGDANAFNELAQRWQGKIHRFVYGFFGNADDAGEITQKTLIRVYRKVQDLDDPARFSSWIYRIANNLCLDELKRAGRRRSTPLNGEETLIADSPSRTPAGQLENRELGEIIQDALVLLPDEQRIVIVLKEYEGMKFREIADILEEPENTIKSRMYYGLKTLRNTLTKWNIPKEYLNHE; encoded by the coding sequence ATGGACGACATTTCGCTGATACGACTGGCCCAAAACGGGGATGCCAACGCATTCAATGAGCTTGCACAGCGCTGGCAGGGAAAAATTCACCGGTTTGTATACGGGTTCTTTGGAAATGCAGACGATGCCGGAGAGATTACGCAAAAAACATTGATTCGCGTATACAGAAAGGTTCAGGACCTGGATGATCCGGCCCGTTTTTCGTCCTGGATCTACCGCATAGCCAACAACCTTTGCCTGGATGAACTGAAGCGCGCAGGACGCAGGAGGTCAACCCCTCTGAACGGAGAAGAGACACTGATCGCCGATTCGCCCAGCCGCACTCCCGCAGGACAGCTGGAAAACAGGGAGCTGGGCGAAATTATTCAGGATGCATTGGTCCTGCTGCCTGACGAACAGCGAATTGTTATTGTTTTGAAAGAATATGAAGGGATGAAGTTTCGGGAAATTGCCGACATCCTTGAGGAGCCCGAAAATACAATCAAATCAAGAATGTATTACGGGCTAAAAACCCTCAGAAACACATTAACAAAGTGGAACATACCCAAGGAGTACCTGAACCATGAATAA
- a CDS encoding isoaspartyl peptidase/L-asparaginase family protein, whose amino-acid sequence MPDRRSFLRSSMLAAASAAFPFAATISKSDKPEIRMKIIGDPVLLSTWNHGIPANEKAWQVLNETGSIVDAVEQGVRVIENDPDNLSVGLQGLPDRDGIVTLDASIMKGDGSCGSVAFVRQVKHPISLARLVMDETPHVMIAGEGARKLAAENGFELQEEELSPRAEEAYEKWLEQSEYKPVINIENHDTIGMIGIDGNGKMAGSCTTSGLAYKMHGRVGDSPIIGAGLYVDDEVGAATATGLGESIIRICGSFLIVELMRQGRTPQEACEEAVRRLISKHDNVDDIQAGFLALNKDGEAGAYAVQPGFNYALHNRAGNELVDSGSMRS is encoded by the coding sequence ATGCCTGATCGCCGATCTTTTCTCAGAAGCTCCATGCTTGCAGCTGCTTCTGCTGCATTTCCTTTTGCCGCAACAATAAGTAAGTCTGATAAACCGGAAATCCGGATGAAGATTATTGGCGATCCGGTTTTGTTATCCACCTGGAACCACGGCATACCCGCAAATGAGAAAGCGTGGCAGGTTTTGAATGAAACCGGGTCGATTGTTGATGCAGTGGAACAGGGAGTAAGGGTTATCGAAAATGATCCCGATAATCTGTCCGTTGGCCTGCAGGGACTTCCCGACCGGGACGGAATCGTGACGCTTGATGCTTCCATTATGAAAGGAGACGGATCGTGCGGGTCTGTGGCATTCGTGCGGCAGGTGAAGCACCCGATATCCCTGGCTCGCCTGGTAATGGATGAAACCCCCCATGTGATGATTGCAGGTGAGGGGGCCCGGAAGCTGGCGGCTGAAAACGGATTTGAACTGCAAGAGGAGGAGTTGAGCCCCAGGGCAGAAGAGGCTTATGAAAAATGGCTGGAACAGTCGGAGTACAAGCCGGTCATAAATATTGAAAATCATGATACCATTGGTATGATCGGCATCGATGGAAACGGGAAGATGGCGGGAAGCTGCACCACCAGCGGACTCGCCTACAAGATGCACGGCCGCGTTGGCGACAGCCCCATCATAGGAGCCGGGCTTTATGTGGATGATGAAGTGGGTGCCGCAACGGCTACCGGACTGGGGGAGTCAATTATCCGTATCTGCGGAAGCTTTTTAATCGTGGAACTGATGCGTCAGGGAAGAACACCGCAGGAAGCCTGTGAAGAAGCTGTTCGGCGACTCATATCAAAACATGATAATGTGGATGACATTCAGGCCGGATTCCTGGCCCTGAATAAAGATGGTGAAGCGGGAGCCTATGCCGTTCAGCCGGGCTTTAATTACGCCCTGCATAACCGGGCCGGAAATGAGCTGGTCGATTCGGGCAGTATGCGAAGCTGA
- a CDS encoding metal-dependent hydrolase codes for MDPVTQGLVGASAAFLFSDSEKARPAALTGALSAMAADLDIFIASPSDPLLNIEMHRQFTHSLLFIPAGALLVSVVLYLFLKKRLNFRQLYIYSFAGFSTAGLLDACTSYGTQLLWPFADTRIAWSVISIFDPLVTAGLILFVVPALIKKKKRFAYMSLGWLTLFLLYGLLQQQRAESAAERLADSRSHSPTEWVVKPTLGNQILWRVNYKQGGKIYTDAIRTGIFSGIRIYEGESSDEVNPQSEYKNIEGTTLYRDLLRFEALSDGYLVRHPERPDVIGDARFSMLPTSITPLWGIEADTTLTGRHAPFLYFRDSGQEVRNEYLRMLTHN; via the coding sequence ATGGATCCCGTAACCCAAGGCCTTGTAGGAGCTTCGGCAGCCTTTCTGTTCTCCGACAGCGAGAAGGCCCGGCCTGCAGCGCTCACAGGGGCTCTTTCCGCCATGGCGGCAGACCTGGATATTTTTATTGCAAGCCCGAGCGATCCGCTGCTCAACATTGAAATGCACCGCCAGTTTACGCATTCGCTTCTTTTTATTCCCGCAGGCGCCCTGCTTGTATCCGTTGTTCTCTATCTTTTTTTGAAAAAGCGGTTGAATTTCCGCCAGCTTTACATCTACTCATTTGCGGGATTTTCAACGGCAGGGCTACTGGACGCCTGTACCAGCTACGGTACCCAGCTTCTCTGGCCATTTGCAGATACCCGAATTGCCTGGAGCGTTATTTCTATTTTTGATCCGCTCGTTACGGCCGGACTGATTCTGTTTGTTGTTCCGGCCCTGATAAAGAAGAAAAAACGATTTGCATACATGTCCCTGGGCTGGCTGACTCTGTTTCTGCTTTATGGTCTATTGCAGCAGCAGCGTGCTGAATCGGCGGCGGAGCGCCTGGCGGACAGCCGTTCCCATTCTCCAACAGAGTGGGTTGTAAAGCCCACGCTTGGTAATCAGATTCTGTGGCGGGTTAACTACAAGCAGGGCGGCAAAATTTATACAGACGCCATCCGGACCGGTATTTTTTCAGGAATCCGAATTTATGAGGGCGAAAGCAGTGATGAAGTAAATCCGCAGTCGGAATATAAAAACATTGAAGGCACCACGCTCTATCGTGACCTGCTCCGTTTTGAAGCACTCAGCGATGGATACCTGGTGCGCCATCCTGAACGCCCTGATGTAATCGGTGACGCCAGGTTCTCTATGCTGCCAACTTCCATAACCCCGCTCTGGGGCATAGAGGCAGACACCACGCTGACAGGCCGGCATGCACCCTTTCTCTATTTCAGGGATTCGGGCCAGGAAGTGAGGAATGAGTACCTCAGAATGTTAACACATAATTAA